The following proteins are encoded in a genomic region of Nicotiana sylvestris chromosome 4, ASM39365v2, whole genome shotgun sequence:
- the LOC104212076 gene encoding transcription repressor OFP7-like, with translation MRKRFKLKLSIPSFSFCRSKKTSYLPKNPMPTSLYKISPAYNLDISPIPVPPSTPYHPSLKQFRKDHNLTQKTYNSPISDYSDHDNNMIMKKENSRINESTNSRLNNMSFASTDSGWFSFNSECSNEKPNDETESFISSPSFESSFDVDYPIDPLTGTRRRKKNNNAKVRRIKRYISNSFKDSDYQKITTTKASVIEKLMPCMADGKVNESFAIVKKSADPYEDFKNSMQEMIVEKQMFEAADLEQLLLCFLSLNSRQHHAIIVEAFTEIWEELFGKSSKSVDLKLRRFQ, from the coding sequence ATGAGAAAGCGTTTCAAACTCAAGCTTTCTATACCTTCTTTTAGCTTTTGTCGATCCAAAAAAACTTCTTATTTGCCAAAAAATCCAATGCCAACTTCACTATACAAAATTTCCCCTGCCTATAATCTTGATATTTCACCTATTCCAGTACCCCCTTCAACCCCATATCACCCTTCTCTTAAACAATTCAGAAAAGATCACAACTTGACACAAAAAACATATAATTCGCCGATTTCTGATTATTCTGATCATGACAATAACATGATCATGAAAAAGGAGAATAGTAGAATAAATGAGTCAACAAATAGTAGGTTGAATAATATGAGTTTTGCCTCTACTGATAGTGGCTGGTTCAGTTTCAACAGTGAATGTAGTAATGAGAAGCCTAATGATGAAACTGAAAGCTTTATTTCTTCTCCAAGTTTTGAATCTTCATTTGACGTTGATTATCCTATAGACCCTTTAACCGGAACCAGAAGGAGGAAAAAGAATAACAACGCGAAAGTAAGGAGGATCAAACGTTACATTTCGAATAGTTTTAAGGATTCTGATTATCAGAAGATTACTACAACAAAAGCATCTGTTATAGAGAAACTGATGCCATGTATGGCTGATGGGAAAGTGAATGAGAGTTTTGCAATAGTGAAAAAATCAGCAGATCCTTATGAAGATTTCAAGAATTCAATGCAGGAAATGATAGTGGAGAAACAGATGTTTGAAGCAGCGGATTTGGAACAGCTTTTGCTTTGTTTTCTGAGTCTTAATTCAAGACAACATCATGCAATTATTGTTGAAGCTTTCACTGAGATTTGGGAGGAGTTGTTTGGTAaatcttcaaagtctgtggattTAAAACTTAGAAGATTTCAATGA